The Phycisphaeraceae bacterium genome segment GCTGTCCGCGCTGGGCGTGTGTGCGGGCGGCATCTATGTCTTCATGGGCTGGTTCATGGCGGAAGGGATGCGTCGGGACACGACGCCCGACCCGAACGCCCCGTCGCCGGAGTTCTTCCTGTGGTTGTTCAGTGGTCTGGGGGTGGGCGTGATCCTGGTGTCGCTGCTGCTGGGGCTGCTCTACTTTCTCGACGCCCGTTGGATCAGCCAGCGAAGGCACCGCACGTTCACGTATGTGCTGGCGGGGTTCTCCATGCTGAGCATCCCCGTCGGAACGGCCCTGGGTGTGTACACGTTCATCGTGATGAATCGTCCGGGCGTGAAGGCGCAGTACGAGCGCGCCGCTGGATTGCGCTGAGACCTCTCAGGCGCCCGTCGGGTCGTTCTTGCGGGTCATCAGCAGCGTGATCGGCCAGCCCCAGAGCTGCCTGACGCTGTGCGGGTCGAACACCCGGCGGGACCAGTCCGAACCCACGACCACCAGCATGCCGTAGAACAGCAGCCCGAACCCCATCAGCCCCACCGCCGCCAGCGTCTGGTGCCATTCCATCTTTCCCTTCGGCCCGGCGGTGAACGCCAGCCAGTCCCACAGAAAATGAATGGTCAGCGAAACGGCCAGGCATCCTGCCAGAACTCGGGGCCACCGCGCCATCTTCATGCGCGCCATGCCTACGCCGAACCCTGTGATGCCCCCCAGCACCAGATGACCGGCGTATCGCACGAACTCGGTGGCGGGCGGCAGGGCGCTCAGCGGCGTGCGCCACAACTGCAGGTATGACATCGACTCCTCGATCGCCATCCCCAGGCCCACGATGGAGCCGTAGATGATGCCATCCATCGGGTCGTTGAAATGCCGCGGAATGAGCCAGGCGATGAGGGCGACGAGCAGCAGCCGGGCGCCCTCCTCGTGCGTGGAGGCCACCGCCGACACCACCACGTTGTGCCATTCGGCGGTTCGGAACAGGTCGATGGTCCACTGCTCGATGTCGCCCAGCAGCCACATGACGCCGAATCCCGCGGTTGCCGCCAGCAGCAGCATGGGCCACGGTTCGCGGTCGTAGAGGTCGTAGCGATAGACCAGCAGCGCCGCCAGCAGGCCCGTCACGATGAGGGTCGAATAAAGAACCACGCCGGGTCAGATATCGGCCCAAGCCACGACACTCGCGCAGGCAAAGCGACAGGATCGCGGGAATTGTTCTATCGCAGTGGTCGTCCGTGCAGGGTGATCCGCTGAGGTCGGGACTTGGCGGGCCTTCCGCCCGAGCCATGACACCCGCCGTGTCCAGCGGCCCACGAGCGCCACCAACGCCGCGCCAGGTACGTCGCGGCGGTCAGGACGATCAGGATGACCAGCGCGGCTTCCAGCATGGGTGGGCGTCATGGAATTGAAAGACCGGCGCAGGAAAGCGCTTGGAATGAGTGTATCTCCATACCGCGCTGGTGCGAGGCGATGCGCTGAACCCGTGCCGACGGGCCGTCGTAGCACTCCTAGGATTGCCGCATCCGGGAGCCCCCCATGCTCTGGCAGCCCGCCCTTCCCGAACGCTACCGCACCATGTCCGATGACGATCTCGCCCGCGCCATCCAGGCGCGAAAGCGGGAACTGGGAAACGACCTGCTCATCCTCGGCCACCACTACCAGCAGGACGACGTGATTCAGCACGCCGACCTGACGGGCGACTCGCTGAAACTCAGCCAGCTGGCCGCCGAGGAGTCCGTGAAGCGGGGCACGAAGTACCTCGTGTTCTGCGGCGTTCATTTCATGGCGGAGACCGCCGACATTCTGACGGACGAATCGGTGCGCGTGATTCTGCCCGATCTGTCCGCCGGCTGCTCGATGGCCGACATGGCCGAGTACGACGACGCGGTGGAGGCATGGGAGACGATCGAGCGGGTGGTGGGGGAAGGCCGTCAGCCGTCAGCCGCCGGCCGGAAGCCGCGTGCCGGCGGTCCGCGCGCCCGGCTCATTCCCATCACCTACGTCAACTCCTCCGCGGCGGTGAAGGCCTTCGTGGGCCGGCATGGCGGGGCGTGCTGCACCAGTTCCAACGCGAAGCGCGTCTTCGAGTGGGCGCTGAAAGGCGGTGAGGCGGATGATGGTGCGGAGAACATCAAGATTCTCTTTCTCCCCGATCAGCACCTGGGGCGCAACACCGCCTCGTCGTTCGGCCTGCTGACCGAAGTGGACGAGGCCGCGGGGCGCGGGCGCTCGCAGACGCGCGTGTGGAACCCGAAGAAGCCGGGCGGCGGGTTGACGGATGACGAGATCCGCGAGGCGAAGGTGCTGCTCTGGGCGGGGCACTGCTCCGTCCACAAGCTCTTCCGGCCCGAGCATGTTGACCAGATTCGCGCCGCCTACGCCGAGAGGGGCGGCATCACCGTGCTGGTGCATCCCGAGTGCTGCAAGGAAGTGGTGGACAAGGCCGATCTTTCCGGTTCAACCGAGTACATCATCCGACAAATCGAGAAGGCGAAACCCGGCTCCAACTGGGCGGTGGGCACCGAGTTTCACCTGGTGAACCGTCTGGCCGCCGCCGCGAAGCAGCGCGGCGTCAACGTGCGCATTCTCAGCGAGTGTCAGTGCCTCTGCACCACGATGTACCGCATCGACCAGCCCCACCTGCTGTGGACGCTTGACAATCTCGCGGAAGGGCGCGTGGTCAACGAGGTGCGCGTGCATCCCGAGGCCCGTGAGTGGGCGCGGGCGGCGCTGGAACGGATGCTCTCGCTGGTGGGCGAGCGCCTGGCGTCTCCCGCATTGGTGGACTGACGGGGGACTTCGGAGCCGCGTGAGCCAGGTCGCGCTCCGCGATCATTCGCCTTTCACGCGCCTCCGGCAGACAATGCAGGGCGGGCGCCGGGGAATCAACCGATCAGGAGGGGTGTGACGCATGTCGCAGCCGCCGCGAGGGAAGAGTCGTTTCAAGCGGGTCATCACATGGTGCGCCGCGGGGCTGGCGGCGCTGGTCGTCTTCGTCGTGCTCCTGCCCACGCTCATCTCGTGGGGGCTGTTCCAGGGGTTCATCACCGACGCCATCCAGTCCCGCATCGACGGGCGGGCCGAG includes the following:
- a CDS encoding PrsW family intramembrane metalloprotease, with the translated sequence MVLYSTLIVTGLLAALLVYRYDLYDREPWPMLLLAATAGFGVMWLLGDIEQWTIDLFRTAEWHNVVVSAVASTHEEGARLLLVALIAWLIPRHFNDPMDGIIYGSIVGLGMAIEESMSYLQLWRTPLSALPPATEFVRYAGHLVLGGITGFGVGMARMKMARWPRVLAGCLAVSLTIHFLWDWLAFTAGPKGKMEWHQTLAAVGLMGFGLLFYGMLVVVGSDWSRRVFDPHSVRQLWGWPITLLMTRKNDPTGA
- the nadA gene encoding quinolinate synthase NadA, which produces MLWQPALPERYRTMSDDDLARAIQARKRELGNDLLILGHHYQQDDVIQHADLTGDSLKLSQLAAEESVKRGTKYLVFCGVHFMAETADILTDESVRVILPDLSAGCSMADMAEYDDAVEAWETIERVVGEGRQPSAAGRKPRAGGPRARLIPITYVNSSAAVKAFVGRHGGACCTSSNAKRVFEWALKGGEADDGAENIKILFLPDQHLGRNTASSFGLLTEVDEAAGRGRSQTRVWNPKKPGGGLTDDEIREAKVLLWAGHCSVHKLFRPEHVDQIRAAYAERGGITVLVHPECCKEVVDKADLSGSTEYIIRQIEKAKPGSNWAVGTEFHLVNRLAAAAKQRGVNVRILSECQCLCTTMYRIDQPHLLWTLDNLAEGRVVNEVRVHPEAREWARAALERMLSLVGERLASPALVD